A stretch of DNA from Pasteurellaceae bacterium RH1A:
TCATCTTCACTCTCATTTTTTGAGATTTCTTCAAGCTCTTCAATCTGTTCAGGCTGGTTGTGACTTTCATCATCCCAATCCTCGTAATCGCTGCTTAAATCTTCCTCTTGCCAGAGATCAAGCGGGGCATTTTCTTGGAAATTTTGCAAAAGATTTTGCAGACGTGCCAAAATAGTTTGCAGGGTGGCTGCAATGGCCCTTGGGCTGGAGGCCAGGAGCTTGCGCAAAATCAAGCCGGTTAAATGGCGCTGACTCGCAGGCAGGGCAAAGGTATTGGTACGCCGTAGAAAATCAGAAATTTGCTCATAAAAGGCCAATTCTTTTTCGGTTGGCTCAAAGGTTTGCGTGACGGCCTGGCGTTTCGTGTAGCGCACATATTCCAGCACATCTGCCCGCAAGGTGCGTTTCACATAGGGGCTTAGGCGATCCTTGAGTTCCTCCAAACGGCCCTGATTAACATAGGCCTTGCGGAACTGCTTGGCCTCACCAAAGAGGTAATCATCTAAAAAGGTTGATAGGCCATAAAGCTCCATCAGGGAATTTTGTAGCGGGGTGGCGGTAAGCAGGATCTTCTTACAGTGGGCAAAGGTGTCCCGAATGGCCTTGCCCATCTTATTGCTTTTTTGATGGGCATTACGCAATTTATGGGCCTCATCAATAGCCACCAAGTCCCAGGCCTGCAAGAGTAGCGTGCTACTTTGTTGGGCAACAAAGTGATGTGAAACAATCAAGACCTGTTTTCCAGTATGTTGATTGAAAAAGGCTTGTGGCTTTAAACCGCTCTTTTTTATCACAGTTTTATCCACAACCAGACTAGGTAGGTTAAATTTTTCCTGCAACTCATTGGCCCATTGCTTGCGTAAACTGGCCGGGCAGACCACCATAAGCTGGCGTTTGCGTTCTGCCCAAAGCTGACAGAGGATCAAGCCTGCCTCAATGGTTTTACCCAAGCCCACCTCATCAGCCAGCAAGACCCCTTGCTGCAAGGGGTTTTTAAGGGCAAAGAGGGCAGCGTCAATTTGGTGGGGGTTGAGATCCACTTGGGCATCAAATAAGGAGCGGGAAATATCTTGGGCCCGATTAAGCGTGATGTCTAAGGCATAGTATTTAGCGTGATAAGGGGTAATCATAGAGTTTTCTCCAATATTTGATGGAAGAGTTGGTTTAAATAATCCTCATCTGTCATAAACAAAATATGTTTTTCAGCAAATTCATCTTCTGCCCAGTCGTCCAAATCACTACGCTTGGTAATGGCAAGAATAAAGCTGTTTAAAATTAAGTCTGGGCCTAATTGGGCCTGTAATTTCTCCAGTTCCTGATGGAGTTGGAATTTAGGGTCGCTCTTGCCCATTCGCCCGATTCCCTTAGGATCAATAAAGGTCAGCCACTGTTTGCCGCTTTGATGATCCACTATCCAGACCAGAAAATCCGGGTAGAAATTATCGGCACTGGCAAAGCCCAGCCCCTTGGCCCTATTGCCCGCATTACGCATTAAATAGAGGGACTTATTGGGCAAGAGCTGTTTGAGGTCTGCTTTTTGCAGATCCTGCAAGAAGTCAAATTCACTTTTCTCCTTAAGGGCGATAGGGGTTAGGGTAAAAGGTAATTGCTCTCCCTTGGCACTGTCTTGCAAAAAGAGGGGATAATACAAGTGCTCCTTGATGGTAAAGGCAATGAGCTGGTTCTGATCATCCGTCCATCGGCGCACCTGCTCCAAATCCCCTTGTTCAACCAGGGTTTTTAGCTGCTCAATTTTGACCAGGCTATCTTCATCGGTAAACCTAAATTGATAGCTGTTAAGAAGGGATAGGTTATGCTCATCCACTTCAACCACCTCATAATGCTGGCTTTCATAAAGCTGTTTAACCTTGTTATAAAAACGTTGGGTATAGATTTTAAGCAGCTCGATAAGCAGGTTTTCCAGGGCCACAAGTTTGCTCACTTGATTAACAACCAAACTTTCAGGCGGGATATAGAGCTGATACCAATCCTGCGAATGTTCGACAAAATGGCGTAATTTATCCCGGTCTAGCCGCAAATTGTAGTAGCCCTCTTGCTGCTTAAATTGCCAGAGGGCGAGATAGATCCTATCCCAGTTAAAGAGCGGCAGAATATGGCTTGGGATTTTGCCCTCAAGCCGTTGATCTTGCTTAGTGCTTACGCTGGTTTGGCTACTGATGGCCTCCACTCTTGGGTAGGCATCCAAGACGGCCAAGAGGTTGCGGGGCTTGATTTTGCCCTCATATTCAGGCGGCATTTCATACAGATTGAGGGGCTGCACCCGCTTAAAGGCCTTGGCCCGTAGACCCCGGTATTCCTCTTTGAGCCTGAGGGTTTTAAGGCCGGGTGGAATTTGGTGTTTGACTGGGAAATCCAGAGTTAACACGGCTTCTTGCTCCAACTCCTCTTGAATATATTTTTGGAACTCGGCCATATAGTCGGCCTTGATCCCGAAAATATTGAGGGTTTCCAGCTCCCGCAAATGTAGCGCCCTTACCTCTTTTTCAGCATAATTGGAACGTTTTAAGGAAAAATCCCGCCCCTTGAGCCGCACGCCCCGCCCGAAGAGCTGGATAATTTGTGCCCCTTCCGACCGACCCATATTGAGCAGGCCCATGGTGGAGACCCGCCAGCTAGACCAGCCCTCGCTAAACTTACGCGAGCCAATTAAGAGGTTAATCGAACTCTCTTTTTTATTGATCTTCTCAAAGAGCCTTTCACTAAACTCATCATTTTGGGTGGCTAGGCCCTGTTCGCCGGCCTGTTTAAAGAGGGCAGCATCATCGCCTACATTAATCACGCCAAAGACTTGTTCTCCCACTTTTAAGGCCAATTCGCCCGGGCTTTTTTTCACATTCACCAAGGTCAAATGTTGCAAAAAATCGGCCTGAAAGACCCGCTTGAGCACATCTTGGTACAAACCCTCTAGGTCCTTTTTCCACTCTGCCAAGGCCCTAAAGCGATGGAGGAAAATGCTCTTGCCCTGCTTATCTAGAAGCTGGGCAGAGTCTTCTAGGAGGGCCCTAAACCAGGCCAAAATAGCCGGCTTATTTTCAGGCTTTAAGAAGTCGTTAAGCAGGTGCAAGACCTGTAAAATATCCGAATCTTCCTTGTTGACCGTATTGCCTACAAAGACCCAGAGGGGATTTTCCAGGTTGTAAGCGGTCAAGTTTTCCCGATTTTTCTCAAAGAGATAGCGCTGCTGATAAAAGGCCAGCAAACAGGCCCAGAAATAGGTTTGAGCGTGCTGATCGTAGTATTCGGCCTTCATATTGAGAATAAGATGTTCCTTGCCGTAGCCATCACGGTAGAAATACTTATAGGAATAATCGAACAAGATGGCCTTGGCATAGGTTTCATAGAGGCGGTTGGCCTTTTTGTAGGTCCCAACGGCTTGGCCAAAGGTGGCAGAGTATTCAAAGGCAAAGCCTGAGCCTATCATCTGCTCCCGCCGCTTGAGCCATTCTTCGCCTTTGGCTCCCCGGTGGCCTTCGTCCACCAAAATCAGCTTATTGCCGTCTGCAAAGGCTTCCACCGCCACGGTTTTGTCGCCAGACTTATCGGCCAATTTATGAATATCGATCACCTTAATATCGGCATAGTCCAGGCTGCCGTTTTTATCAAAGAGGGCAGCCTCCATATTAGAAGCCTGAAATTCCTCAATATGCTGGAGGGAGAGACCATCGTTAGGGGTGAGCAAGTAAATCTGCAACTTCTCCTTCTGGTGGGGGGCAGCATAGTGCTGGAATTGCAGAATATTGACGTGCATAAGCAGGGTCTTGCCGCTGCCGGTGGCATTCCAAAAGGCGATCTTATTTAAGTCTTGCTCGGTATAAGGTGGCAGGGCCAAGCCCTCCTTGGCCTGATTTTCCCCTAATTGCTGGTTAAGGGCAGCCAAGAGGCGGTCTTTTTGATTGAAATACCAGTCCAAATAAATTTCCGTAAAGAGGAGGGAAAGATACTGGAAGTATTTAAGGGCTAAAATATGCCCACTTTCCTGGTTACGGCCATGGGTAATCTTGGCCCAGTGCTGGACGATGTTAAAGTCATAACGGCTTAGATCCTGCTGGCTAATCAGATCCGTATGGAAAAGCTGCTGGTTCAGGGCCAGGAAAAAGTGGCTGTGGCCGGTGTGAGGGTCTATGCCCTCACAATCGCCCAGACGGGTTTTAAAGGCGGCCAGATCTGCCTGATTAAAGAGGGATAAGGCCCACTGGTTAAGCACCAAGTCCTGATGAAAGCTGCGTTTGGTTATGGGTTTCTTGGCCATTTTATGCTCCGAACATGAGGTTTAAAAATTCCGGTTCGAGGGCCTGGATATTAAGCATGGCCACATCACCTGCTGCATTGATTTCCCACTGATTAACCAAGCTGTGATCACCATTGAGATAGACCAGGTCAAACTCGCTATCCTTAGGATTAAGGGCTAATTTGTCAAAGAGGGCATTCAGGTTGTCGTAATGCCAACGGCTGCAATCCCGCCAAATAACCAAGCAGCGCTGGCCATTAGCCAAACGCCCCTCCACGGCCACATAGCCCTCACTTTCTGCCCGATGGCGGATATTTTCCACCCGTAAACCTAAGAGATAATTAAAGGTTTCCACTAGGTCGATGGCCTGCTTGCGGTAGGCCCCAGCCGAATCGGTCGCAATTTTCAGCTCATAATCAAAGGGCTGTTTGAAATCTTCCACAGAAAGCAGGCTGCCCCGGCTTTCCACATCCAGCATATAGTGGAGCAGATAATCTTTTGCAAAATCTTGGCCAAAGAGATCCGCTTGCCCGGCGGTTAATTCCAGGTTATTAAGGGTGTCTTCATAGCTTTCTAACTTAAGCACCTTAACCATTTGCGACAGGCCACCCAAACCGCCATTGGCAGACGGTAGAGGCTTGCCCTCCTTCCAATCCTGGCTGTAAATCACCTTTTGCACCCGGGGTTTAAGCACGGTGTCAAAGTATTCACCCTGTTCGACCAGGATATACTTGCGTTTCCCGCCGTCTTCGCGGTTAAGGTTAATTGCGGCATGGGCGGTTGTGCCTGAGCCGGCGAAGTAGTCGAGGATGAGGTCGGATTGCTTAGTTGAGAGCTTAATTAATATATCAATTAAACTAACTGGTTTTGGAAAGTCAAAAATATCACCAATACCTAACTTTCTTAAAAGTTCAGTACCATTGTTGTTAGCAAATTTAGAATTAATTAAGTCATTAGTTGTAAGAATTAGATTTGCATCTTTGTCAATTAATTCATTAGTTCCAACAGCAAATTCTTTATTTATATAATTTCTCACTCTAAGCGTGGTTGGAGTTTCAATAATAATACCTAATTCAATAGCTTTAAGCATTCTTTCTTTAGTCCAAAGCCAACGCCTTCTATTTCCTCTTGAGTCAATAGGTTTATATATTTTTCCATTGTATTCAATATCATAATCACCACCAGCAGAATATCCTTGAGTAGAAGAAGCTAAGATTGGACTAGTATCTCCCTCAATATATTTCCCATTTTTGTCTTCTTTAAGGTCTTTTACATTTCTTTCTATAACTCTGTTAAAGTCAAACTCTTTGTTTTTAGCATATAAAACCAGATAATCATTAGTTATTGAAAAATATTTTTCTTGAGAAGGACGTTGGGCTGACGTTAGTCGAGGAATACTACCAATAAAGTTTTTATCTCCAAATAAAAGATCATTTAATAGTTTTAAATTAGCATATTCATTGTCATCTATGCTTATAATAGATACACCTGTACTGCTGACTAAATTTTTAGATAGTTCAATCCTATTACTTAATAAAGTAATCCAAGATGAATGGTCAAAATTGTCTTTATATATAAATCTACCTTCTGCTCGATCTTTCTCTGTATTATAAGGCGGATCAATATAAATACATTTGACCTCTTCCTTATAACGGGCCTGTAAGAGATTAAGGGCTTGGAAGTTATCGGAGTGAATTAGTAGGCCGTCGATCTGAACATCTAAATCCAGATCATCGAGGGCAGTGAGCAGTTGGGCTTGGAAGGAGGCAGGGTAGAGGGCAGTATCCACCACCAAATGTGGGTGCTGGGCTTGAATGTCGTCTAATAATTCAACAATATGCGGGGGGGGGGTAACACTGTCTAGCCCATTTGTCAAATGAGGATTTGACCAGTCAAAGAGGCTTTTCCAGGCTTCAAGTTGTTTAGGGTTGGCAAAGACTTGGGGCAAGAGGGCGGCTGGGATCTTGTCCAAGGTGATTAAATAAGAAGACGCAGCCACAAATTTTTTCTTAAGCCACAATTTCTTCTGGAAATCTTCCAGCTGGGCCAAAAAGGCGATAAGGTCTAGGGCGATGGCACGCAGGGTTTTAATGATTTGGAACTGGTTTTCCAGCTGTTCAAATTGCTCGGCCTGGCTGATATCGTCTAAAAACATCACTTCATTCTTAATGTAAAAATCTAGCTCTCGACGCAGGAAGGCGCCCAAGTCCTTATGGATAAAATAATCGGCGGAATTTTTTGCCGTGTAGTCGGTCAGGTGTTTTTCCAAGAGGGTACGGGCCTTGTTTTTCTCTGTTGGGGCAGGGGCGACCAAGGCCTGCCAATTTGCAAAAAATGGGGCATTTTGCACCGCTTGCAGGGTGGCCTGGTTGAGGCTTTCTTGCTTGGCCTTGTCTTGTACCTGGTAGGTAAAATCTAAAATCAGTTGCTGATCGCCTTCTTCATGGTTGCCTGTATAGACAAAATAACGCTTGCTGTTTTCCTTGCGGTTGTCCTTGGCAACATCGGCCTCCACCAAACGGAAGAGCACTTCCCGGCCGTCTTCTAGCCTAAAGCGGTAGTTGCTGAAATTCTCGCTAGACTTGGTGTAATACTGATCCTTGTTTGCCCAATGCAGCAAGACCTCCTCGCCATTATAGGGCACGGCATAGGTATCGCCCTTGTAACGCCGCTGGCTGATGAAATCCCCTTCATCATAATAGCGGCTAAAGAAGGTGAGCAGGTGACTATACACCACATTTTCTTGGGCAGGATTACCATCCTTAAAGGCAGATTGTACTGATTGGGCCAAATCCTGCTCTAAAAATTGGTTAATCTTGGCCGAACGGCTGTTTAAAATCCGGTAAATCCCAAAATCCAGATCTGCACGGTCGATTTGGAAGATTTGTTTGAGTTTGGTGACAAGGTCATGATAAGCGTTCATAAAACATCCTTAAAAGAAAGAGGTGGAGGTATTATACCCGTTAGATAAAGGGTGGAAAATATTTCTTTTGGAAAGATTACTTCGATAAAAAGGTGCTGAACTAGAGCAGCACCTTAAGGTATTTAGGATGAGTAAACCACCATCCGCACAGGCCGAATAACATTGTCCTCTCGAATTTCGGCAATGCCTAAAAAGCTGCCCGTAGCAGAAATAAGGCGGACTTGGCCATAAAGATTTCCTTCATTTGCGAACTTGACCCGCTGGCCAAAGCCAACAGCCTGGGTTTGTTCAGCCGTCAAGGTCAGTTGAGGGAGATTGGCAACAGCCGTATCCAGGGGTAATAGGAGCTTATCTAGGCTTGAAAGCGGTTGATTTTCTGCCATTTTTTGCAAATCTTCAATGCTCATCATGCCATCAGCAGGGTAGTTGGCCACAGCCAAACGGTGGAGCATGGTAACATGGGCGCCACAGCCTAGCATTTCGCCCAAATCATCAACCAAGGTGCGGATGTAGGTGCCTTTAGAGCAATGCACCTCTAGGGTTAAGTAAGGGGCTTGGTAGTCAATAAAGGTTAGCTCAAAAATGGTAATGGGCCGGGCTTCCCGCTCAACCGTAATACCTGCTCGGGCATATTCGTAGAGGGGCTTGCCCTGGTGTTTGAGGGCAGAGAACATGGTCGGCACTTGTAGAATATCCCCTCTAAAGGCATCCAAGGCCTTGAGAATATCTGCTTCAACTACTTCAATTGGCCTAGTTTCTACCACCTGCCCATCGGCATCGGACGTATCTGTCCGCTCGCCCAATTTTGCCGTAACTCGGTAACGCTTATCAGAATCCAGCAGGAACTGGGAAAACTTGGTGGCCTCGCCCAAGCAAATAGGCAACATACCGGTTGCCAACGGGTCAAGCGCCCCAGTATGGCCGGCCTTATTGGCCTGAAAGAGGCGTTTGACCTTCTGCATAATGTCGTTAGAGCTTATGCCTTGAGGCTTGTCTAAGAGAAAAATGCCGTGAATATCACGGCCTCTTTTACGCGGTCTGCCCACTTTATTCTTCCCCTGATTGACGGGCCTGATCCTTACGCACCACGTTTGTCACCAGGTTAGACATCCGCATACCTTCCACCAAGGATTGGTCGTAGAGGAAACGTAATTCAGGCACAATACGCAAACGCATGGCCTTGCCAACCAAGGTGCGAATGTAGCCAGAAGCCTTGTTTAAGCCCTCTAAACCACGCTCAACCGCACTTTCATCGTTATCAAATAAGAAGGTGACAAAAACCTTGGCATAGGCCAAGTCACGGCTGATTTCCACATCCGACACTGTCACCATGCCAATACGAGGATCTTTGACCTCACGCTGTAAAATAATCGCAATTTCTTTCTGTAATTCCTGAGCAACACGATCTGCTCGGCTAAATTCTTTGGCCATAAGGGCTCCTTTAGTGCTAACACATAAAACAAAACCCCTCGATGGGTTCGAGGGGTTTTGCTAAGTAAAATATGGTGCGACTAGCTGGACTCGAACCAGTGACCCCCACCATGTCAAGGTGGTGCTCTAACCAACTGAGCTATAGTCGCTTAAAAACGAGGTGGATTATAGAGGAGAATTTTGGGCCTTGCAAGGGCTTTATGTTTATCTGCTTGTTTTTAAAGCGCTTATTGGTGATTTAATCTCTTTTGGGTGAAATAAGTCTTATCTTCCCAGCGGAGCAGGGTTAAATGATTATTCCATACACAGCCTGTATCAAGGGCGTAGATGTTTGGTGGCGTAGGGTAGCCAATCAAACTTGCCCAGTGGCCGAAGATCAGATCTTGGTTTTGGTAAAGAGGGTTATCCAGCTCAAACCAGGGTTTTAGCTCGCTTGGGGCATCTTGTACTTGCAATTTACAGGCAAAATCTAACCGCTTGTCGGCATAACAAAAACGCATTCTGGTGAAGGCATTGAGGATATAACGCCAGCGATCTATGCCACTTAGCTTATCCTGCCAGAGGTCTGGCTGGTTGTCGTACATTTGGGCCAGTAGGCTGCCGTAATGGTCTGAACGCAA
This window harbors:
- a CDS encoding tRNA pseudouridine(55) synthase TruB, translating into MGRPRKRGRDIHGIFLLDKPQGISSNDIMQKVKRLFQANKAGHTGALDPLATGMLPICLGEATKFSQFLLDSDKRYRVTAKLGERTDTSDADGQVVETRPIEVVEADILKALDAFRGDILQVPTMFSALKHQGKPLYEYARAGITVEREARPITIFELTFIDYQAPYLTLEVHCSKGTYIRTLVDDLGEMLGCGAHVTMLHRLAVANYPADGMMSIEDLQKMAENQPLSSLDKLLLPLDTAVANLPQLTLTAEQTQAVGFGQRVKFANEGNLYGQVRLISATGSFLGIAEIREDNVIRPVRMVVYSS
- a CDS encoding ribosome-binding factor A codes for the protein MAKEFSRADRVAQELQKEIAIILQREVKDPRIGMVTVSDVEISRDLAYAKVFVTFLFDNDESAVERGLEGLNKASGYIRTLVGKAMRLRIVPELRFLYDQSLVEGMRMSNLVTNVVRKDQARQSGEE